The DNA window tttaagaaattatttaagTGGATTGATAATGTTCTAGCTACACTTCATCTCCCAGTCTTGATTGATAACAGCATATAACATAAAAGTTgacaacaaatgaaaatatatgtaaGTTAATTTATTTCTGCTCAATTAGTTTTAAAAGCAGTCACTTTATGAGTCTTTATAATGGCTCTATGGCATTATAATTTCAACAATACACATCTTTCATAAAGCCATTTTCTCTGAACTATGAGCTGCATGAAAGCATTCCACCTGTATTATGGGCAGATGCTAACCTAATGACAGGCAGATTGAATTtgcaaaacacacagatgtacaccccaacacaccccaacacacacacacacatcacatgcaagcacacacatacttttatatttttaaacatttgcacatCTGGTAATAAATGGGAAACAAACAGGAATGCAAATCGTAGCCATGCATCTGTTGACCACAGGCCACATCCTATCCCTAGAAGAAATAGTGTTGGCCatgatcacatacatacacatattgaTCTTAGATGGATTTCGAACAGACCTAGTTGTGTCAGAGGGAAGGACTACATAGAATCTGCCTGCTTTCATGTCCTTTATTTAATCTTAGTCTAAATGTCCATGAATTggcaaacacaacacaaagatCTGTGGGAAATGTTTCATAAAACAACAGGCCCAGATGTTGGACAGGGACACGTGGTAGTAAAATaccacaatgaaaaaaaaaattccaaggTTCCACAATTTTTGATGTCAAcagatgttctctctctcttttcttctctctcctcaaaCATTTAGTTCACATTGAAACCGAATTAGCCCTACCTCCTCCCTTTTTTTCACTGCTATAGCATTGCACGTGGAGCTGTTATTAACTGTCTGCAGCTGTGAGGTCCATATCTGAACACACGTACTGTCACTGACcctgtacaaaaataaatggataatTTAGAGCAATTGTCATTGAGTGTTAAAAAGACATTGAGTGTTTTTCCTCTGGATAAAAATTGTTTCCCAATAATCATATTTCTTCACCTGGTAAAAGTTAAACAGTCATTTTGAAAACTCGCAAAAACAAAGAGGCTTGAGCAGACATTTTGTGACGTGAGGAGAAAATGTTAAGAGAAAGTGACACAATCCAAATGGGAAGTtctcacaaacaccaccacctctaCACCTAATAAAACAACGCATTTTGCTTTTAACAAAGTTCTGGTTTGGTTTCACTTCTTTTCTTCTTGCTCCATCAGGTGCAAGAAATACACTGTTAGGTTCCTGATCCAAATGCGGTGGTAAAGTCAAGTTTACGGCCTAAGATTCTGATGCTGACTACTGTGGAAAGGATGATGGGATCATTAATTTCAGTTATATAGTTTTCTAGGCCATTAACTTTTTGCTGCATCACCCATGACAAGGCTGTTGGGTGTACTGTTTTCCCACCAAACGTGACACTTATAAATAAGAGATCTGATAGTGTAGATACTGAGTAagtcacacagactcactcaggCAGGTTGGTTTTTCCTTCCTTAAGATAGTGTTGTTTTTGACTTGTCCTTCCCCTTAAAGACTTCAAGCCTAGAAATGAGTGATAAGGACATTTTAGGTTTTTATCTCTCCCTTTGCAGAACGCTTGTTTGGGTGTTTAGATGTTGCCCAGCGTGAGCTGTTCCAAAACCTAAAAGTGAAACGTTGCCCTCTCCTGGAGGCTCTGCCCTGAAGACTTCATGTTCTCTAGCTGATGAAGACCTATTGTACTGTTGCTCTCCAACCATGTTCTGCTTGAAAGCTCTCTATTCATGAGTCACAAACCAAAATCTGATGTTTCACTATAATAAATTCTATATTAAAGACATGACTCCAGTGGACCACTGAGGCTCCAGTGCTGCTTGGTGGCGGGCTGAGAGACTGAGCACCATGCTCAGGGAGGCACTCCTGTCCCCAGTGGATTTCCTCTGAGGAGTTCACTATGGAAAAACCTAAAACCATTCATCCTGGGCTGCCATGACTAactgtatttcacacacacatgcatgttgtAAATAAGTCTTAAGATTTTTACCCCTGTATATCTTGAGAATTAAATTCAGACATACTAAGTGCCCTTTCATTGACAAtgacaataaacaaaactgacattcttcttttctctctgggATTATCCTGTCTGTCTTTTGTCTGCTTCTTCTCAGTTTGCGTGTTGGGGAGGCTGTCCTCCCTTTGGCCAGGACAAACTGTCTTGTTAAGCAAAACCTCTGTGCACTTTACAGCCAGTGTGGTCTCTGTTATTTGCAAAGCTCAAGGAAATTAGAACAACAGCTGTATGATTCTGGATGTGTTCTATTGAGTAAGGCAGGCTTTTAAGTGATTCCCAAAATGCTAGCCCTCAGTGCaggcctttctctctctggtgcaCGGGTTGGGGTAAATTGAGATTACTGCTGCACATGTTTGCCAGGCCTGGTGACACACCAACCTTTTCTCAGCTGAACTACCAACCCAAAGATCCTTCCTGAAGATAAAACAATAGACCTCCTGAACTATAACTTGCACCAACATTATAAGCCTTATAAGCAGTAATTAAAGCTACATTTTGATTGCGGTAATAGACTACAATAGCTCAGTGCAGGTCACATTCACATTAGAATATAACACTTCATCTTAAAAAACCTCATCTTAAAATTATCATCTGTGGAGCAGAGATTTTTGTTTCATCCAGGGCCAGTGATTATGGTGGAAAACCCCTGTGCCTCGTTCATAAACTCCatgtttcatttgaatttggCAGGGGAGGGGGGAACGATGACACTCCCCTTACAGGCCTCTGCACATGGAGGAGGTTCAAAGAAAGTTCTAGGTGCTAATGAACACAGTCCCaacaaagtttgtttttctgcactATGAGTCCACACATATAATGGCTTCATTCACAAGCTATGGCTCCGCTGTGGAAAGAGCAAGTGAAGAAATCCCAAAGCGTTCACGTGACCTTCCTGAACTTGTTACGAACCCGTTTGCCTTTCAGGCCCCATTGGGGAGCATGCATATTCATGAGAGGcacccaacagcagcagcaatgcACCATGGGAGCTATATCAGGGTATAAgattttcctctgtttttgttaaaatgaacaaacatcaCAAACCAAGCAAGGCTGCAAGCTATAGTGAGGACAGTATGAATGAGTTAAGGAGAATGAATGAAGGAGAAtggagaaaatatttaaatattaatttataaattaaCAGATTATTAATTTCcagtttattattgttttgtgtacTATCTAATGAATTAGCTGTCTAtctattgtttttatatatatatcataattGTGATTAAATGGGCTGACTTCAAATGGTATATACTCAGTTTCAGCTAGCTAAATATACATACGGAGGAGCTTTGTTACTGGGAAGTCCTGGcagctttttattttaaaaattaacattaagatgtttaaaaaattaagatctactaaaaacattttggcaaaaaatcaattttaattgAGTGGCATTTTAATTGAAACCCAGATTTACCAAGGATGGTTATTTGAGTGTTAAAGTTGTCCAGAACATCAGATCTTTGAGATGTGCCCAGATCTTCTCACAAGAGTCCTATCCACTTCTTTCAGTGAACGGCATCCTTACGAACCCGTAAAGATGCACAGTACAATGAAAGATAAGTTACAGTTAAAAGCATAATGCATTAGGTAGCACTCACAGATCATAATGGTTATATGTAAATACACTCTAGCCATGTTAGTTTTACAGTATTTGACTGTTTTTGGTCAAATGTGCAATGAACAGTAACTCTACCTGTAAGAGCTAATGCAAGGTGAAGTTCCTCTCGCAGCAGCTGGAGCACATCACTGACACCTTTCTCACCCTGATAACAGCAGCAGATCTTCACTGATACATCAACCACACAGGGCTCAGAAATCATCAGCTTTATTTTCACTATGGTACTCTACCTAGGTGCATTCTGTGTATTGTAGTTCTAAGataaaacaacagaatattCTATATCTCACCTCACATGCCAGGCCCCACAGGATAGGTCTTCCCACAAATACAGCCTTCGCCCCCAGAGCCAGGGCCTTTAGCACATCCGTACCCCTCCGTATGCCCCCATCCAGGTAAATCTCCACCCTGCCTTCTACTGCCTCCACAATCTCAGGTAAAGCATCGATCTGCCCATGTACATACAGTCACATTAAACTTCCAAGCAGAACATGTAGGCATATTTAACTCTCTTACATGCAGCTCCTGTTAGCTCATTTTCAGTTCCTTGGACTTATTCTTACATGCATTGTATTTTTCAAGTATTAGTTTTTATATacaatgcatttaatttttaaagttttgtaaGTTAAGACTTTCTGTACAACTACAGCATTTTATGGCAACTATAGTGAAGTACTGTTTAACAGTTTATCaaactgtttaactgtttatcaAAGCTTTTAGTCTCTacacattgttttctttattttagcaAACCAACAAGTGCATTTCAAAGTTGGTGAGATGTAATTTTCAGGCCACTGTAGATTGCCGAAGAGATTACATGTGGCCTGGACAATGAATATTGCCTCGTTTTGTTGCCAGACACTTACAGTGGCTGGAACACAGTCAAGCTGTCTTGCTCCATGGTTTGACACAAGTATCCCATCAGCTCCAAATTTCAGAGCTTCCTTGGCATCGTCCCCTGCATCAAAGATTCAGTATAAGCATGCTATGAaagttcaacacacacacacacacacacacacacacacacacacacacacacacacacacacacacacacacacacacacacacacacacacacacacacacacatatatatatatataaagtcttTGTGGTGGTGACATTGCTGGTTTATTTACTTTGCCTCAAACTCCACACTAGGCCAAGAGTAGAAGCTAAGGGATAACTGATTATGTCATACTCCAAaggttttttgcttgtttgtcctCCAGTTTTCATTTGCAATTCTACATCTGGGCCACAGAAGCCATCCCATTTCCCATGCACAAAATCACTGCTGTTGCCCTATTTCCTAATGCTTAAACTGCATTTCAAAACTATGTCAGTTCCAGATCCAGAAAGAGTTGACAGATAAAAGTCTAAGAGAATGATAACAGCAGTTTGGTTTCTCAGCTGTGTGGAGGCAATTATGCAAAAGTGGCCGCATACTTCACCATCTGTCCTTCCTATCATGAGATAAAATGCAGAACATGTGGTCTTTAATTAACACCCTCTTTGCTGATATGCAGGTCACATATAATTTGTGGATTGATTGGATTATGCAAATTGCCCCTTTTAGAGGGCAGCTGTGGGTGCAGTCCAGGCACAAGGCCATCTAATGGAGACCAAGCGCTTAATGGAGACCAAAGACTGCTGAGTTCCCCACAGTACACTTGTGGGCAACCGCTTTAATCACTCCCCCCAGCTGGAGAGCTCACCTCGCAAAACCCCTTTGACCACTACGGGCAAGGAGGTGATCCTCTTCAGCCAAGCGACATCCTCCCATTTCAGTGTAGGATCTATGGCCTCAGACACATATACAGCCAGGCCGCTGTCCTCACCATAgcccttctttgaggagaacgCTAAATCAGGGGATTCAAAATTGGCCATCCTGGAGAAGAAAGTGCAAAAATGGAAGTAATTTGTAGTGTATTGCTTCTGCTCAGCATGCGTAAGGCAAGTTGGGGATTCAGGCAAGAAGCAGACCCACGGCACCCTCAGTGGAACTGTGTTGCTGCCGTTGCACTTTGATTCATGTATCCAAGCTAAGGACCTCAGCAACGCctgagaaatgaaaaatgcatgagCTCTCAAAAAGCTCTAACAAAGCCACATGAGATTTTCacttctatttatttaaatgtttttattgcaaTAAATCACCTAGTAGCCTTTGCTTTCATGAGGCTATTTTtctgggtttttaaaaattattattctttttttttttttatcataacGCAGTGAGGGGTAACTGTCCAGTCCCCATGAGACTTGCTAATCTTTGGTATGACATGAGTGAAAGGTTTCCCTGGTTTAGCGGCCAGATTTCTGTttccataaatacataaagctcttcagtaaatgtgacattttcagGAGAAAACAAACCTGAAAAACACTAAGCAAGCTGTCTGCATGAGGCCAAATTCAAACACtattttctaaaaaataaaatcacaggaACTGAATTGTTTGGTAATTTGGTCGCTCATTTAATCAGTCATGACTTTTTTTCCTAAAAAATGAGTTTACATCCTGCAGCAAACATATTTACATCATGTTATGTTTACTGTTGGAACTGTGGTGATGACTTAGATGACTTTCTCTGTTGCAATTTGTTTGGTTGCATTTGTGGTACTAGAAGAATAGTGTTTGTTTCTCAAAGATGCAGATTAAGCAATTATGCAAGAATCACAAAATTCCTTTAACCAGCCTGACGATGAGGGAATGTGGATTGGCACAGCAAGCCATTTGACTGGCAGGTTTGGCGCAGTGTGCCGTGTGACTGGCATGTTGGTGAGCAGCGTCTAAACCTTCTACTTGGGCACATTTGCGTGCCAGGTGTGGCTGCCTCAGCTCCTACCTCAAATGAGAGGGCAGCCTGAAGCGGTTGCGCACGTCATCGCGCCGCCTGCCAAGGTAAGGTGTGTCCACAGTGACAAAGATACCCTTATAGCCAGCCTCCTCGGCCCTCCTGACCAGCGAGTGAGTCAGAGCTCGATCCTTGTAAATATAGAGCTGCATCCAGCGCACGGCGTCTGGGGCTGCCTCAGCGACCTCCTCAATGGTAGAGGTGGCCCAGGAGCTGAGCATCATTCCTGTGCCAGTGAGCAGACAAGCTAAAAGTAGGagacagatttaaaaaacaaaacaaaactgcattaCACATCTCTATTAGTGCTGGAAAGTTGCCTGAAAACTCTAACTGAATGTAGTTTAGTTCTTAGAGAACAGCAATGTGAACTGACTTGAGTAAAAATAAGTTAGCTGTTAAGCTACTAAAAGAAAAATAGTTTTATGTGACCATAATGTGCCTAAGATTATTTACTTCACTTACAGCACAACAAAATGGTGCATGACCATCATAACCCACAACTAGCACAGATGTTACAGATTAGGCAGTAAGGACAATATTATATCCTTTGCAGTACAATATAGACTGAATATGAGGATTAGCAGATGTCATGCCCAGTGTAAACCAACTGCTATAAAGGCCTTAAAGCACACCACAACTACAGCACGTCTCAATGAAGTGACTGAAGTCACTCGCGAGGCTAAGCACATTCTGCAGCACTGCGTCTAACAGACCTGTAGCGACACCAAGTGGTCCCTCATGTTAGCATTGGAGAGCCACCGTAGGGTACTTTACACCATGTAAGATGGCTGCGGCTCGATTTACCCCTTGCAGTGGCTGTTTCTCCATCAGGGTGAGCCATCCTCTGCATGGCAGtagctgccacacacacaggcatgctgaGACGCTGGCCCAGCACCGTGGCAGAGAGATCCATTCTGGAAACGTTTCGCAGCACACGTGGGAACAAGCGCCATCTACAGGAGACAAGTGAGGAAAAACACAGGGCTATATAAACGTTGACAAGGCAGCCAAACACTAATGATTAAATTGTGGGTTCCTTCCACAGTACAAAACCAAGAGACTTTGCACTGTTGTGGTTTGCTTTTTCATTGCTAGCTTACTCAGACTCTTCATCTAATGattttgttttccattcagAGAGTAATTTTTCAAGCCTACTTTTACTTCTAAACTGTAATATAATGTCAGGCTCCAAATCATGTGACTACAATGCAGTAGTTTTACCGGAAATAGTTGTTTTTAAAGATAGTGGGAAAGTGCTGTTAAAACTGGCTCTTAATTTACGGACAGAGTTTTATAgtaaagaattttttttgttgttgttttttttaggcACAGTGGTACTATACTAGcttttaatgtacttttaaaattttatttatttttttatttttatttttttaaacagtgaaataattCATAACCTAGATATACCAATATTGGTATGtaggctatatatatatgttctgTTACTCAATCAGTTATTCAAAtgctcttttttccccttccccAGAATTCTATTAATTTCTATTAACTGCTGCTTCTTTCAAGATAAATTCACCAACCTTTAACCTGGACTTTAGACTGGGGCAGTCCAACAGACTG is part of the Electrophorus electricus isolate fEleEle1 chromosome 13, fEleEle1.pri, whole genome shotgun sequence genome and encodes:
- the hao1 gene encoding hydroxyacid oxidase 1 isoform X1 encodes the protein MSNKSVCICDFEHHAKRVLPKAVFDYYFSGADEQETLADNVAAFSRWRLFPRVLRNVSRMDLSATVLGQRLSMPVCVAATAMQRMAHPDGETATARACLLTGTGMMLSSWATSTIEEVAEAAPDAVRWMQLYIYKDRALTHSLVRRAEEAGYKGIFVTVDTPYLGRRRDDVRNRFRLPSHLRMANFESPDLAFSSKKGYGEDSGLAVYVSEAIDPTLKWEDVAWLKRITSLPVVVKGVLRGDDAKEALKFGADGILVSNHGARQLDCVPATIDALPEIVEAVEGRVEIYLDGGIRRGTDVLKALALGAKAVFVGRPILWGLACEGEKGVSDVLQLLREELHLALALTGCRSLKEVDRTLVRRSGHISKI
- the hao1 gene encoding hydroxyacid oxidase 1 isoform X2; the protein is MDLSATVLGQRLSMPVCVAATAMQRMAHPDGETATARACLLTGTGMMLSSWATSTIEEVAEAAPDAVRWMQLYIYKDRALTHSLVRRAEEAGYKGIFVTVDTPYLGRRRDDVRNRFRLPSHLRMANFESPDLAFSSKKGYGEDSGLAVYVSEAIDPTLKWEDVAWLKRITSLPVVVKGVLRGDDAKEALKFGADGILVSNHGARQLDCVPATIDALPEIVEAVEGRVEIYLDGGIRRGTDVLKALALGAKAVFVGRPILWGLACEGEKGVSDVLQLLREELHLALALTGCRSLKEVDRTLVRRSGHISKI